Proteins encoded together in one Telopea speciosissima isolate NSW1024214 ecotype Mountain lineage chromosome 4, Tspe_v1, whole genome shotgun sequence window:
- the LOC122657561 gene encoding root phototropism protein 3-like produces MWKSENESVGGREYGDGVLSSSQHGVETNGFERKDQSWYVASDIPSDVLLQVGDVSFHLHKYPLLSRSGRMNRLIYESRDAELKKIIVDDLPGGADAFVLAAKFCYGIAVDLTVANISGLRCAAEYLEMTEDLEEGNLIFKTEAFLSYVVLSSWRDSILVLKSCEPLSPWAENLQIVRRCSESIAWKACANPRGIRWAYTGRPTKVSSPSWIEMKESSPNRNQQVPPDWWFEDVSILRIDHFVRVITAIKVKGMRFELIGAAIMHYASKWLPGLIKAGMAEEASNSRDNNDSWRDGLHMIVAGNKDDPPGVPIREQRMIIESLISIIPPQKDSVTCSFLLRLLRMANMLKVAPALVTELEKRVGMQFEQATLPDLLIPSYNKSETLYDVDLVHRLLEHFLVQEQAEPLSPSGQSFSEKQTYEGNPRSNPPNAKMRVARLVDSYLTEVARDRNLSLTKFQVLAEALPESARTCDDGLYRAVDSFIKAHPTLSEHERKRLCRVMDCQKLSMDACMHAAQNERLPLRVVMQVLFSEQVKISNAIANNSLNETGESHYQPIISARKALLEGTPQSFQEGWATAKKDINTLKFELESIKTKYLELQHDMENMQRQFDKMPKQKQSSAWTTGWKKLSKFTKMTALETQDIGSQMPTAAGQTRKPTRRWRNSIS; encoded by the exons ATGTGGAAATCAGAGAACGAGTCAGTTGGGGGAAGAGAGTATGGAGATGGAGTCCTCAGTTCAAGTCAGCATGGAGTTGAGACTAATGGGTTCGAGCGAAAGGATCAATCATG GTACGTTGCTTCAGATATTCCAAGTGATGTTCTATTACAAGTTGGAGATGTTAGTTTCCACTTACACAAG TATCCCTTGCTTTCTCGGAGTGGAAGGATGAACAGACTCATATACGAGTCAAGGGATGCAGAGCTGAAGAAGATAATAGTGGACGACCTTCCAGGTGGAGCTGATGCATTTGTGCTTGCAGCAAAATTCTGCTATGGGATTGCAGTTGATCTCACAGTTGCAAATATCTCAGGCCTTAGATGTGCTGCAGAGTATCTTGAGATGACAGAGGATTTAGAAGAAGGAAACCTCATATTCAAAACTGAAGCCTTTCTGAGTTATGTGGTATTGTCTTCATGGAGAGACTCAATTCTAGTGTTGAAGAGTTGTGAGCCACTCTCTCCATGGGCAGAAAACCTCCAGATTGTACGTAGGTGCAGCGAGTCCATTGCTTGGAAGGCCTGTGCCAATCCAAGAGGTATCAGGTGGGCTTATACAGGAAGACCCACAAAGGTCTCTAGTCCAAGCTGGATTGAGATGAAAGAATCAAGTCCTAATAGGAATCAACAGGTTCCTCCAGATTGGTGGTTTGAAGATGTTTCAATTCTCAGGATTGATCACTTTGTCAGGGTTATTACAGCAATCAAGGTGAAGGGAATGAGATTTGAGTTAATTGGAGCTGCAATTATGCATTATGCATCCAAATGGCTCCCAGGATTGATAAAAGCAGGTATGGCAGAGGAAGCAAGTAACAGCAGAGATAATAATGATAGTTGGAGAGATGGGCTTCACATGATTGTTGCAGGAAACAAAGATGATCCACCAGGTGTTCCGATCAGAGAACAAAGGATGATCATTGAGAGTCTCATTAGCATAATCCCCCCACAGAAGGATAGTGTTACATGCAGTTTCCTTCTTCGGCTTTTGAGAATGGCAAACATGTTGAAGGTTGCACCTGCTCTGGTAACTGAATTGGAGAAACGTGTGGGAATGCAGTTTGAACAGGCTACTTTGCCTGACCTGCTTATTCCTTCATATAACAAGAGTGAGACCTTATATGATGTGGATCTTGTTCATAGGCTTTTGGAACATTTTTTGGTTCAGGAACAGGCAGAACCTTTGAGTCCAAGTGGGCAGTCTTTCTCCGAGAAGCAAACATATGAAGGGAATCCCAGAAGTAATCCACCTAATGCAAAGATGAGAGTGGCAAGGCTCGTCGATAGTTACCTTACAGAAGTAGCCAGAGACAGAAACCTTTCCTTGACAAAGTTCCAGGTCTTAGCAGAGGCCTTGCCCGAATCAGCGAGAACTTGTGATGACGGACTTTACCGTGCAGTAGATTCGTTTATAAAG GCTCATCCAACACTCTCTGAACATGAGAGAAAGAGGCTCTGTCGTGTGATGGACTGTCAGAAACTGTCCATGGATGCTTGTATGCATGCTGCACAAAATGAAAGGCTTCCACTGAGAGTAGTGATGCAGGTCCTATTCTCTGAACAAGTAAAGATAAGCAATGCCATAGCAAATAACTCCCTGAACGAAACTGGAGAATCTCATTACCAGCCAATAATATCTGCTCGCAAGGCCTTGCTTGAAGGGACTCCACAATCCTTCCAAGAGGGATGGGCAACAGCAAAAAAGGACATTAACACACTTAAGTTCGAACTTGAGAGCATCAAGACAAAGTACCTTGAGCTTCAGCATGACATGGAAAACATGCAGAGACAGTTTGATAAGATGCCAAAGCAAAAGCAGTCATCAGCATGGACCACTGGGTGGAAGAAGCTGAGTAAATTCACTAAAATGACTGCTTTGGAGACCCAGGACATTGGGTCACAGATGCCAACTGCAGCAGGACAGACAAGAAAGCCTACCAGAAGGTGGAGGAATTCTATTTCCTGA